In Lineus longissimus chromosome 13, tnLinLong1.2, whole genome shotgun sequence, one genomic interval encodes:
- the LOC135498021 gene encoding signal peptide, CUB and EGF-like domain-containing protein 3 isoform X1 gives MSISQSTRILLTWLCAVLYSTAAAPSNLGDSFCAALCSSGGNHIACDCSSYDKTSPVKRGFSVQKRRTCRLLCYYGMGGYACDCSASSLSKRSQTISIRSAECGALCYYGMGGSACDCNASAISKKSAVKRNSRKRNEACGALCFYGMGGSACDCSANALGKRSHYLLKRPGFEACSALCYYGMGGSACDCNASAISKRVVELSKRGGACHTLCYYGMGGAACNCSASAISKRGTEDEDDVSVDQK, from the exons ATGTCCATTTCTCAATCCACTCGTATACTGCTGACGTGGCTTTGTGCAGTCCTGTATTCCACAGCAGCCGCCCCATCAAACCTAG GTGATTCATTTTGTGCAGCCTTATGCTCATCAGGAGGAAACCACATCGCGTGTGACTGCAGCTCTTACGACAAAACATCCCCAGTCAAACGCG GTTTCTCTGTTCAGAAGCGGCGCACGTGTAGACTTCTTTGTTATTACGGTATGGGAGGATATGCATGCGATTGTAGTGCTTCATCATTATCCAAAAGAAGTCAAACTATTTCTATTAGAA GTGCCGAATGCGGTGCTTTATGCTACTACGGTATGGGTGGCTCAGCATGCGACTGCAATGCCTCCGCCATCAGTAAGAAATCCGCCGTGAAACGGAACAGTAGGAAACGAA ATGAAGCTTGCGGCGCACTTTGTTTCTACGGTATGGGAGGATCTGCTTGCGACTGCAGCGCCAACGCACTCGGGAAAAGATCTCATTATCTACTCAAACGACCAG GTTTCGAAGCTTGTAGTGCTCTCTGCTATTACGGAATGGGAGGCTCAGCCTGCGACTGCAACGCCTCGGCAATAAGTAAACGAGTCGTGGAGCTTTCAAAACGAG GTGGCGCCTGCCATACACTCTGCTATTATGGAATGGGCGGTGCCGCCTGCAACTGTAGCGCATCAGCAATCAGCAAACGGGGCACAGAGGACGAAGATGACGTATCGGTAGACCAGAAATAA
- the LOC135498021 gene encoding uncharacterized protein LOC135498021 isoform X2 encodes MSISQSTRILLTWLCAVLYSTAAAPSNLGDSFCAALCSSGGNHIACDCSSYDKTSPVKRGAECGALCYYGMGGSACDCNASAISKKSAVKRNSRKRNEACGALCFYGMGGSACDCSANALGKRSHYLLKRPGFEACSALCYYGMGGSACDCNASAISKRVVELSKRGGACHTLCYYGMGGAACNCSASAISKRGTEDEDDVSVDQK; translated from the exons ATGTCCATTTCTCAATCCACTCGTATACTGCTGACGTGGCTTTGTGCAGTCCTGTATTCCACAGCAGCCGCCCCATCAAACCTAG GTGATTCATTTTGTGCAGCCTTATGCTCATCAGGAGGAAACCACATCGCGTGTGACTGCAGCTCTTACGACAAAACATCCCCAGTCAAACGCG GTGCCGAATGCGGTGCTTTATGCTACTACGGTATGGGTGGCTCAGCATGCGACTGCAATGCCTCCGCCATCAGTAAGAAATCCGCCGTGAAACGGAACAGTAGGAAACGAA ATGAAGCTTGCGGCGCACTTTGTTTCTACGGTATGGGAGGATCTGCTTGCGACTGCAGCGCCAACGCACTCGGGAAAAGATCTCATTATCTACTCAAACGACCAG GTTTCGAAGCTTGTAGTGCTCTCTGCTATTACGGAATGGGAGGCTCAGCCTGCGACTGCAACGCCTCGGCAATAAGTAAACGAGTCGTGGAGCTTTCAAAACGAG GTGGCGCCTGCCATACACTCTGCTATTATGGAATGGGCGGTGCCGCCTGCAACTGTAGCGCATCAGCAATCAGCAAACGGGGCACAGAGGACGAAGATGACGTATCGGTAGACCAGAAATAA